One window of Paenibacillus albicereus genomic DNA carries:
- the mnmE gene encoding tRNA uridine-5-carboxymethylaminomethyl(34) synthesis GTPase MnmE: MTQDTIAAIATALGEGGISVIRVSGPQAIESVGGVLKSKQPLPEAATHTVTYGHIVDPASGETIEEVLVTVMKGPRSFTAEDVVEIGAHGGLIAVRKVLELVLRQPGVRVAEPGEFTKRAFLNGRIDLAQAEAVIDLIRSKSDRSYTVALKQAEGTLSKRIHALRHSLIELLAHIEVNIDYPEHDVEEMTSRYIQESCGAALDSIRKLLQTAAEGKILREGITTAIVGRPNVGKSSLLNALVQESKAIVTDIPGTTRDVIEEYVTLSGIPLRLLDTAGIRETTDVVERIGVERSRSAVAEAELLLLVLSHSEPLHEDERELLGKLRGRQVIVVVNKTDLPERLDLSEVRDALPESRIVPMSVLQEQGLDDLERAIRELFFEGQLESADLTYVSNARHISLLHRAADALRDAVDATDAGIPIDMVQLDVRAAWELLGEIVGDTAADSLIDQIFSQFCLGK, translated from the coding sequence ATGACTCAAGATACGATCGCGGCGATCGCGACGGCGCTCGGAGAAGGCGGCATATCCGTCATCCGCGTCAGCGGTCCGCAGGCGATCGAGAGCGTAGGCGGCGTGCTGAAATCCAAGCAGCCGCTGCCAGAAGCGGCCACGCATACGGTGACGTACGGGCATATCGTCGATCCTGCCAGCGGCGAGACGATCGAGGAGGTGCTCGTCACGGTCATGAAGGGACCGCGCTCCTTTACCGCGGAGGACGTCGTCGAGATCGGCGCGCATGGCGGCCTCATCGCCGTACGCAAAGTGCTCGAGCTCGTCCTTCGGCAGCCGGGCGTGCGCGTCGCCGAACCGGGCGAGTTCACGAAACGGGCGTTCTTGAACGGACGCATCGATCTCGCCCAGGCGGAGGCTGTCATCGACCTGATCCGCTCCAAGTCGGACCGCTCCTATACCGTCGCGCTCAAGCAGGCCGAGGGCACGCTGTCCAAACGGATCCATGCGCTTCGTCACAGCCTGATCGAGCTGCTCGCCCATATCGAGGTCAACATCGACTATCCGGAGCATGACGTCGAGGAAATGACCAGCCGCTACATTCAAGAGAGCTGCGGCGCCGCGCTGGACTCGATCCGCAAGCTGCTGCAGACGGCGGCTGAAGGCAAGATTCTGCGCGAAGGCATCACGACGGCGATCGTCGGGCGTCCGAACGTCGGCAAGTCGTCGTTGCTGAACGCGCTCGTGCAGGAAAGCAAGGCGATCGTGACGGACATACCGGGTACGACCCGCGACGTCATCGAAGAATACGTGACGCTCTCCGGAATTCCGCTGCGCTTGCTCGATACGGCGGGCATCCGGGAGACGACCGATGTCGTGGAAAGGATCGGGGTCGAACGTTCCCGCTCGGCGGTCGCGGAGGCGGAGCTGCTGCTGCTCGTGCTCAGCCATAGCGAGCCGCTCCACGAGGACGAGCGCGAGCTGCTCGGCAAGCTGCGCGGCCGCCAGGTGATCGTCGTCGTGAACAAGACGGACTTGCCGGAGCGGCTTGACTTGTCCGAGGTGCGGGACGCGCTGCCGGAGAGCCGGATCGTGCCGATGTCCGTGCTCCAGGAGCAAGGGCTCGACGACCTCGAGCGGGCCATCCGGGAGCTGTTTTTCGAGGGGCAGCTGGAAAGCGCCGATCTGACCTACGTAAGCAATGCTCGTCATATCTCGCTGCTGCACCGGGCGGCGGACGCGCTGCGCGATGCGGTGGACGCGACGGATGCGGGCATCCCGATCGACATGGTTCAGCTGGATGTACGGGCAGCCTGGGAGCTGCTCGGAGAGATCGTCGGAGATACGGCGGCTGATTCGCTGATCGATCAGATCTTTTCGCAATTCTGCTTGGGGAAATAG
- a CDS encoding YidC/Oxa1 family membrane protein insertase: MFFSRLASKRKWLVLFSLVTLVALLSGCMPNTDHATTTEDLKANGNWWERNVVYYFSYSLDTFADWFGGQYGFAILLMVIIVRTLILPLTLKQYRSSKAMQAIQPELQEIRKKFADNPQKQQEETMKLFQQNKVNPMAGCLPLLIQMPIFIALYNSIYYNSDIKTHEFLWLQLGEPDQWHILPIIAAITTYVQTKMMQKAQPDNPQMQMMNTIMLIFPILILVMAWNFPSALPLYWVYTNIYTIVQNYFLYVRNADKKEPKKEEGGQNQGKGGQKKNKGKGKAAVSSKNK, translated from the coding sequence ATGTTTTTTTCGCGCTTGGCTTCAAAACGCAAATGGCTCGTCCTATTCTCCCTGGTCACGTTGGTAGCGCTCCTCTCTGGATGCATGCCGAACACCGATCATGCGACGACGACCGAGGATCTGAAAGCGAACGGAAACTGGTGGGAGCGGAATGTCGTCTACTACTTCTCCTATTCGCTGGACACGTTCGCGGACTGGTTCGGCGGACAGTACGGCTTTGCGATCCTGCTGATGGTCATCATCGTCCGCACGCTGATCCTGCCGCTCACGCTCAAGCAGTACCGCAGCTCAAAGGCGATGCAGGCGATTCAGCCGGAGCTCCAGGAGATCCGCAAGAAATTCGCCGACAACCCTCAAAAGCAACAGGAAGAGACGATGAAGCTGTTCCAGCAGAACAAGGTCAATCCGATGGCGGGCTGCCTGCCTCTGCTCATCCAGATGCCGATCTTCATCGCGCTCTACAATTCCATCTACTATAACAGCGACATCAAGACGCATGAATTCCTCTGGCTGCAGCTCGGCGAGCCGGACCAGTGGCATATCCTGCCGATCATCGCGGCCATCACGACGTACGTGCAGACGAAGATGATGCAGAAGGCCCAGCCGGACAACCCGCAGATGCAGATGATGAATACGATCATGCTCATCTTCCCGATCCTGATCCTGGTCATGGCGTGGAACTTCCCGTCCGCGCTGCCGCTCTACTGGGTTTACACGAACATCTACACGATCGTGCAGAACTACTTCCTCTACGTCCGCAACGCGGACAAAAAGGAGCCGAAGAAAGAAGAAGGCGGCCAGAACCAAGGCAAGGGCGGCCAGAAGAAAAACAAAGGCAAGGGCAAGGCGGCCGTATCCTCCAAGAACAAGTAA